CTGGCTTCTCTAATATAAACATCACATcaataagtcaaaaaaaaaaaaactcacaatctgattaatcttttaaaaaaaactttcataaaagtaatctttatttcttcttttttttagcaattttaaaaaatttaaattgtatatattatgtttaaaaCTACAAAACTGCCTGATATTTTTGAtataagattaaaaagtttaactttttttaaattcttttttaatatcaaattaaaataagataaataaattaaaacgtataaaattgaatattcatatttaaCCAGAAAGACAGAGTAGAGACCTTTAGTTGATGCTTTGGATTGACCTTCTGAAACACTAGCCAGCTATTGGAAGGCTCTACTGTcacttccatttttatttttaaaatttaagttttttttttaaaaaaatattatttcattgaCATCTGATATCTACGATGAAGTCTAACTAATTCAGATTTTTACCGCATAAAGCCCTACTATCGTAAACGATCCCTATCAAAGACTTCAATCTAATACCTTTTATTAAGGAAGAACTATCTCCATAATAACGAAACCAAAATATCGactaaaatatgttaaaatgttcaataaaatcatataaaacttAAGAAGTGTTAAtacgtaatatatatatacacgatatttaaaattcaagttGTGATTAATTTGGAAGTACAAAGACTATATGcccaaaaagggaaaaaagaagaagaagagaggaaCCTAGGATTGTATGTAAGTTGACATACAACTTGTAGTTTCTGTTAAACTTAGATTCTCAAATAAATAGTAGTTGTACTATCCTTGTACCAATATGAATTGCGGAGGGATGATTCGAGTCTCTCGTATTTAATTAAagatcttgaatttgaattcttaaatataaaaatattttattagttactGTCAGTAAATATGAGCCCTCGCACCTTATAacgtgaatttaaatttaatcaaatcacactataaatatttaaaatttggaaaagggtctgatatacccttcaactttgccaattggagctgatataccccttgttatgaaagtgactcatatacacccttaccgttatacaaacggctcacatataacCCCTGCCGTTATAAAATGGGCTCACATATActcttcatttaacggaagttaaaaaattagttttaaatttatattttttacttttaattttttttaaaaaaattatttatggatatatatgattcttctatcaaagtttaaggtatatttttaatttttttcatacataaattattttgacttcttttattataattatttgagtttcatattcttattttatttttttctttcattccttagtttaaagaagaaaaaatttaaactatttttttctctatattgtaatttgattttttgtattcgaagaaaaaaatttggtcatctacaataagttttacaagaatattagtgaaatataaataaatttgattaaaaaataataattttaaattagttattgaaaaataaaaaagtcaaaaaaatgtttgacgaggataaaatttattcatatgagattatattttttagaaaaaaataataaaaaattagattaaaattattatctttaattctcgttagaggaaaagggtatatgtgagccatttgtttataACTAGAAATATATACAAGCCATTTCCATAACAACGAATATATCATctctaaatgacaaaattgaaAGATATATCATCccattttccctttaaaatcatagtatatatatatatatatatatcaacataaagttcTGGAAGAATATCCTACTTACATCATTGGAAAGATATGATGCAATTGATTCCAGCAAAAGgcaatttcatgatttttcaagcTGGCAAACACTAATATATGGAGCAAATGTATAGTTTTTCTTTGGTCCTGTTTAATATTCGATATCTATATTAGCTCATTAAAATTGGATTTACACCAAAAAGTTTCACGTTAAAGGTAATACACTCTCTAACAAAGATGATCTTCTAATCCAAGAAGACTTGAAATCAAGAACTCTGATTAAAAATGAGTACTTACTAATTACTAGTCCATCACAACGTTTAAATAAgtagaaaatgacaaaaatattgaattttattattggGAAAATTACGCGGATaagcaaatttatactatttaattactcatcatagctataatttgctataattatcactcgcgactaacattGCACATTAATTAAGGGGGGTgatttcgagtttgtataataagtcatgtttgtatatgtataattcgccaggatgtacaaataaatatgtataacatacaattttttagcctatatacatatacaattcacctctctcccactctctgccctctcttgctcgcctctctcctccctctctcaatcttgctcgcctctctcctccctctccctaTCTTgcttgccatttatacaaatgtatatgtataatatacagttatatacaattatatacatatacaatttacctctctgccctctctcgctcgcctctctcttctctctcccagtctctcttgccatatatactattacatatgtataatatacaattatctaaccaatatcaTATACAATTTATCTGTCTCCCACTCTTTTAcccctctcttctttctctcccagtctcgctcgcctttctcctccaaataacatgtagctacaaattgtaattatcaaactatagctatagagagtaattaattatttttaagtggctatatgtgaaagttttccaattttattttacttgggACCAACCGCCTCCACCTCTTAATTATAATTAGTTGACATTCTCGATTTGTTAGTATATTTGGGACTCAAACTTGTGGTTAGAATActgattttatgaaatttaaatgttgaaaattaaatcatatccataaacatgatattaagAGAATTAACTTAGACATGAATTCTAAGACTTCATTTTTTCgatatcaaaattcatttttccAACAATTCTCCATATATTTCAAAAGGAGtagaataataaaaagttaTGTTGGCTTTTCTTAAATGAGCATAATATATTGAATTTGGTGTTTCTTGGATTTTGAATCAAACCTAGATAACACATACTTTTACATTCACAAGccaatttttataaataagatgatttttttattttctcatgaGTATTAGTCCATGAATCTGACGCCTTGGagtactaaatttttttaaaaaaaaaaactttttaaaaatcttcgtaatgatatgatagaaatattacatataatttcatcattttgaggcatattttttacattagaagttaacttttaaaaattcgtcaatcttatagttttttttatatattcctAAAAATTGGTTCATAGATGCAGAAATACGCTTTACCGACTTACGAAAAAGTGGAATAGGTTGAATTAATTTTCCACCAAACTTATGTTATTATCCAAAATCTAAACCAAACTGTACATATACATCTATATATCCTTTTTCAtattgtttatttatatatttaggcTATTGAGTTTCACACACGTTAACAGACAAATGgcaatatattataaataatcgCCGCTAAAAGTTATATTAGTCACCACTAAAAAGTTATATTAGTCGCCACTAAAAGTTTTATTAGTGGCAACTAATCGTCGCCAAAAGCTATATTAGTTGCCACCTAAATGTCTTTATTAGTGACAATTCTAGTCGATGCTAAAAGCTATAATCGCCGCTAAAAGTTATGAAGTCACCGCAAAACTTTATTAGGCGACAACTATTATCCCCGCTAAAAGGTATATTATTTGCCAATAAAAGTCTTTATTAGTGGCAACAATAATCGCCGCTAACAGCTATATTAGTCGCCACTAAAAGTATTAGTTAGTGGCAACaataattgccgctaaaagctATATTAGTCGCCACTAAAAGTATTTAATTAGGTGGCAACTCTATTGCCGCTAAAAGCTATATCACTCGCCACTAAAAGTTTTTATTAGTGGCAACtataattgccgctaaaagttataTTAGCTGACACTAAAAGTTAGCCGCTAAAAGCTATATTAGTCGCCACTAAAAGTATTTGTTAGTGGCAACaataattgccgctaaaagctATATTAGTCGTTTTCCTAAAAGTATTTATTCGTGGCAACTATAATTGCAAGCTATATTATTCTTcattaaaagtatatataagTGACAACTACAATCGCCGCAAAAAGCTATATTATTCGCCACTAAAACTCTTTATTAGTGGTAACTATTATTGCCGCTAATAGAGGGACAACATTTTCAAATTGGCTAGCTGATGTTTCGTTTGTTAAGCTGGTGAAATTGTCTCTTAGTAACTGCAAGGACTGTTACTCTTTGCCAGCACTAGGACAACTCCCTTGTTTGAAATTCCTTTGGATTAGAGGGATGCATGGAATAAGAGAGGTGACGGAAGAATTCTATGGCAGTTTGTCTTCCAAAAAGCCTTTTAACTGTCTTGAGGAGCTTGAATTTTCTGATATGCCGGAGTGGAAGCAATGGCACCTTCTAGGAAGTGGAGAGTTTCCTACACTTGAGAAGCTTGACATTATAAATTGTCCTGAACTCAGTTTGGAGACACGGACACCCGTCCAACTTTCAAGTTTAAAAAGTTTTCAAGTAATTCGTTCTCCTAAAGTTGGATTTGTTTATGAGGGAATGAAGCAGATTGAGGAATTATATATCGGAAATTGTAAGTCTGTTACCTCCTTTCCTTTTAGCATACTGCCCACTACCTTGAAGAGACTAGAGATATCTGGTTGCCCAAAATTGAAATTGGATCCGCCATTTGTTGAGATGTTTCTGGAGGAATTGAGTGTGGTAGAATGTGATTGTATAGATGATATATCAGCTGAGTTGCTCCCAACAGCACGCGAATTGAGTATTAGGAATTGCCACAACCTTACTAGGTTTTCTATTCCTACTGCCACTGAAACTCTCTTTATTCAGAATTGTGAGAATGTTGAAAAACTATCCGGTGGGGGGACCCAGATGTCGTCACTGACTATTTGGAACTGTAAGAAGCTGAAGTGGCTGCCACAACTCCTTCCATTTCTTAAGCATCTGTATGTGGATAATTGTCCAGAAATAGAGTCCTTTCCTCAAGGAGGATTGCAAAGACTTATAATCTGGAATTGTAAGACACTGGTGAGCCGCCGAGAGGAGTGGACACTCCCctgtctcacagagttatggATCTCTCATGACGAAGAGATTGTTGGTGGTGAGAATTGGGAGTTGCCTACCTCTATTCAAATACTTTCTATATCCAATCTGAAAACGTTAAGCAGCCAACATCTCAAAAGCCTCACCTCTCTTCGACATCTTTGTGTGAAGGGTAATTTGCCTCAAATTCAGTCAATGCTGGAACAAGGCCAATTTTCTCACCTCACTTCGCTTCAATGTCTACGAATCATGGGTTTCCGTAATCTCCAATCACTTGCTGAATCAGCACTGCCCTCGTCCCTCTCTCACCTTGACATCTCCCATTGCCCTAATCTCCAATCTCTTGGGATGCCATCTTCCCTCTCTGAACTATCTATTTCCAACTGTCCATTGCTCACACCACTACTAGAATTCGACAAGGGGGAATACTGGCCACAAATTGCTCATATATCCACCATACAGATCGATGAGGAATGCctttaattattaaaacaaaaggCTGATGTAAGCTCTATTCTTTTTACTTCACTTTGCTTTTTTTgttaattcttttcattttttaatcaaatgttGGGCTCATCATCAAACACATAGATAAATCAGGGATAACAATCAGGAAATAAGTGCAACATTCCATTGTCACATGTTATATAATTCTATATTTTCTTCGATGGGGCTGGTATTGCTAACTTGAACATGTTCTGTGCTTTATCAGATGTGGATTTTGAAGGGCAATTACGACAAGTCTGGTGCTTCTAAGGTGCTGCTGCTATTTTTACATCTGCTCGcaagttcttttttatttttttttgttcttttccgCTAAAGAAATTATGTCATCCACACTGAACTCAGATCTGCTGTTATAGGCAAGTCTTCGAGATGGGGCTATCAAAGAAGGGTGATTAATATCATTGTACCGCTGATACTATTTCATGTTTCCAGAGCAAGCCTCTTTTGTAAGTTGACAAACTCGATTTGTATATTTGTTTGGGACTCAACTAGTGGTTAGAGTACTCATTTTGTAAGATTTGTGTCCACAAAATCAAATTAGAATGATAACTCTAGATAATTGAATAAGCTCGAGAAGTggatttgaatttcaaatcgtgactttttttttgtgtgtgtgtgagagagagaaaTTTGAAGTGTTGCTTAGATTTGTTGGAATAGCCTAAAGAGATTATCTctataaaatttgaagtcatttgatGGAGATCTGATTAGACGATTTTGAACAACAATTGCAATTGTTTTCGTAGTTAGCAACgtgttatatatttttatagtgGATATATCGTTTTCTCATTCGGTGCTCTCTTTGGTATCCACATTGAAATCCGACTAAATTTGGATTTGCGCATTTCAAGGGGTGGCTCTCTTGACATGATTTTTTCCATTACAActaaaattctaattttgagTGGAGAATTAATCTTAACTATCTCAACACAACTCATATCGtgcaaatatttttgaaaaaacccGAATACCTAAATCCTACACTCATTACTTCACACAATTGCGAGATCCAGAGAAATATTTTAGGATGTATTGTCAACATTCTTAGCATTGTTAGTAATGTAACCTCAACTAAAAGCTGGACAATGTTACAATTtgagaaaatgatcaaatttcCCCCCAACCTATTATCGAATTCTTAACT
The DNA window shown above is from Solanum lycopersicum chromosome 11, SLM_r2.1 and carries:
- the I2C7 gene encoding putative disease resistance protein (The RefSeq protein has 5 substitutions, 1 non-frameshifting indel compared to this genomic sequence) is translated as MHGIREVTEEFYGSLSSKKPFNCLEELEFSDMPEWKQWHLLGSGEFPTLEKLDIINCPELSLETRTPVQLSSLKSFQVIRSPKVGFVYEGMKQIEELYIGNCNSVTSFPFSILPTTLKRLEISGCPKLKLDPPFVEMFLEELSVVECDCIDDISAELLPTARELSIRNCHNLTRFSIPTATETLFIQNCENVEKLSGGGTQMSSLTIWNCKKLKWLPLPQLLPFLKHLYVDNCPEIESFPQGGLQRLVIWNCKTLVSRREEWTLPCLTELWISHDEEIVGGENWELPTSIQILAISNLKTLSSQHLKSLTSLRHLCVKGNLPQIQSMLEQGQFSHLTSLQCLRIRDFRNLQSLAESALPSSLSHLDISHCPNLQSLGMPSSLSELSISNCPLLTPLLEFDKGEYWPQIAHISTIQIDEECL
- the I2C7 gene encoding putative disease resistance protein isoform X1, which produces MHGIREVTEEFYGSLSSKKPFNCLEELEFSDMPEWKQWHLLGSGEFPTLEKLDIINCPELSLETRTPVQLSSLKSFQVIRSPKVGFVYEGMKQIEELYIGNCKSVTSFPFSILPTTLKRLEISGCPKLKLDPPFVEMFLEELSVVECDCIDDISAELLPTARELSIRNCHNLTRFSIPTATETLFIQNCENVEKLSGGGTQMSSLTIWNCKKLKWLPQLLPFLKHLYVDNCPEIESFPQGGLQRLIIWNCKTLVSRREEWTLPCLTELWISHDEEIVGGENWELPTSIQILSISNLKTLSSQHLKSLTSLRHLCVKGNLPQIQSMLEQGQFSHLTSLQCLRIMGFRNLQSLAESALPSSLSHLDISHCPNLQSLGMPSSLSELSISNCPLLTPLLEFDKGEYWPQIAHISTIQIDEECL